Below is a window of Methanocaldococcus jannaschii DSM 2661 DNA.
ACTTAAGTGGATTGTCAGGAGGGTTTTTAATAGATGAAAAAGATAAAGCTTTATTAAATACCTACATTGGGTCATCTTACTTTGCAGAGAAGGTTAATGAATATGGGCTTAAACATTTAGGTGGAGATGAGAATGATAAATGTGTTGGTTTTAATAGAACATCATCGGCAATTTTAGCCACTATATTGGCATTAAAACCAAAAAAAGTTATCCACTATCTACCAGAACTTCCAGGACATCCATCAATAGAGAGAAGTTGTAAAATTGTTAATGCTAAGTATTTTGAATCTGATAAAGTAGGAGAGATTTTAAATAAAATAGATAAAGATACTCTAGTTATTATCACTGGTTCAACAATGGATTTGAAAGTTATTGAACTTGAAAACTTTAAAAAAGTTATTAATACAGCTAAAAATAAAGAAGCTATTGTCTTTGTTGATGATGCCTCTGGAGCGAGAGTTAGGTTGTTATTTAATCAACCTCCAGCATTAAAATTGGGAGCTGATTTGGTAGTTACAAGCACAGATAAGCTTATGGAAGGACCGAGGGGAGGTTTATTAGCTGGAAAAAAGGAACTTGTTGATAAGATATATATTGAAGGCACTAAGTTTGGCTTAGAAGCTCAGCCCCCTTTATTGGCTGGTATATATAGAGCTTTAAAAAACTTTAACTTAGAAAGAATTAGAAAAGCATTTGAAAGGGCTAAAAACTTTGATTTATCTAAGATTGAAAAATTAAACAAAGAGCTTAAGGCAATAGATGATAATATAAATATTGTTTATGAAAGAACACCAACGGGATTTGTAATAAAAAGAGTTTATAAAGATGACACTATAAATATTAAAAAACTCATTGAGATTGGGTTTAATTTGTTAAAAAATTATGGAATTATAACTATAACCGTGGCAGGTATGCCTGGGGCAAGTAAAAGTTTAAGGATTGATTTAACATCAAGGGATGCTGAAAGGATTGATGATAATTATATAATAAAGGCAATAGTTGAATCAATAAAAATGGCTTTTAAATCTTAAAAAGTTTAAAGTTCCTTTATATCACTAATTGTGGTTAAATATTTTTATAACTCTTTAAATCCATAGGGGAAGCCCCTATT
It encodes the following:
- a CDS encoding TIGR03576 family pyridoxal phosphate-dependent enzyme is translated as MLSDYEEFLRLEKARKIILEILNEKGRDALYDLSGLSGGFLIDEKDKALLNTYIGSSYFAEKVNEYGLKHLGGDENDKCVGFNRTSSAILATILALKPKKVIHYLPELPGHPSIERSCKIVNAKYFESDKVGEILNKIDKDTLVIITGSTMDLKVIELENFKKVINTAKNKEAIVFVDDASGARVRLLFNQPPALKLGADLVVTSTDKLMEGPRGGLLAGKKELVDKIYIEGTKFGLEAQPPLLAGIYRALKNFNLERIRKAFERAKNFDLSKIEKLNKELKAIDDNINIVYERTPTGFVIKRVYKDDTINIKKLIEIGFNLLKNYGIITITVAGMPGASKSLRIDLTSRDAERIDDNYIIKAIVESIKMAFKS